In Drosophila bipectinata strain 14024-0381.07 chromosome 2R, DbipHiC1v2, whole genome shotgun sequence, one genomic interval encodes:
- the Obp47b gene encoding uncharacterized protein Obp47b, protein MSPSQILLISVLLGVTLYSQQVVGQAAINCQRPPQLVDPALCCKDGGRDQVADQCAQKILGAGNGQKPAGPPSLETAACLAECILTTSNYIEGSQKLQLENIRSDLSAKFSNDSGFVEAMTMAYSKCEPQSQRRLAVIMQQLQQQQPQQQQRCSPFSAIVLGCTYMEYFKNCPDHRWTQNAECALAKAYVTQCGLGA, encoded by the exons ATGTCGCCCAGTCAGATTCTGTTGATCTCAGTTTTGCTCGGAGTAACCCTTTACTCCCAACAAGTTGTTGGCCAAGCAGCTATTAATTGTCAAAGGCCTCCTCAGCTTGTG GACCCAGCCCTATGCTGCAAAGATGGCGGACGCGATCAAGTGGCAGATCAATGTGCTCAAAAGATTTTGGGAGCAGGAAATGGTCAAAAACCCGCAGGTCCTCCCTCTCTGGAAACTGCTGCG tGCCTTGCTGAGTGCATCCTAACAACATCCAATTACATCGAGGGATCTCAAAAGCTCCAGTTGGAAAACATTCGAAGCGATCTATCCGCCAAGTTTTCCAACGACAGCGGCTTTGTGGAGGCTATGACCATGGCCTATTCCAAATGTGAGCCACAATCGCAACGGAGGCTGGCCGTGATCATGCAACagttgcaacagcagcagccgcagcagcaacagcgatGCAGTCCCTTTTCCGCCATCGTACTTGGTTGCACCTACATGGAGTACTTCAAAAACTGCCCGGATCACCGATGGACTCAGAATGCGGAATGTGCCCTGGCCAAAGCCTATGTTACACAATGTGGATTGGGTGCTTGA
- the LOC108131651 gene encoding CWF19-like protein 1 homolog isoform X2: MDASTKILVVGDVRGRFKQLFQRVEQVNKKAGPFEILCCVGDFFGDEKQNEELIAYKNGFKHITVPTYVLGPNTKEHAKHYEDLTDGEICPNLTYLGTRGVYTISSGVKIAYLSGVEATGTGDSEHEFTKDDVIAVRNACLVSKNCSTEYRGVDVLLTSQWPYGMQEKQNASASKLVSFLCREIKPRYHFCAINGTHYESAPFRMPKDETTQFELCTRFISLAEVGNAEKAKYIYALSLKPVDKSRLLDLVQKTTNEIPCPFIGLDLGGAIGKNDSSESRQYFYDMESGNRKRHHGDQNKRDKRPKIPQIDQEKCWFCLSSPDVERHLFITIGEHFYLALAKGPINKYHVMILSTKHVPCSAQLSSEEWQELDKFKTALKKFFKSLGQVVCFTERHYKSVHLQINALAFEEGYAWKIKHSFEDKAEEFNLEFETLPALDSPKMLPEMGPYFVAELPDDTTLITRQMKHFPIHFARDVFCSENLLNCDEKVNWKECLLERDEELSYVEEFQKVFGPFDFTDN; encoded by the exons ATGGACGCGAGCACCAAAAT CTTAGTGGTAGGCGATGTCCGGGGACGTTTCAAGCAACTTTTCCAGCGCGTGGAGCAGGTCAACAAAAAGGCGGGACCTTTCGAGATCCTCTGTTGTGTCGGCGATTTCTTTGGTGACGAAAAACAAAACGAGGAACTGATAGCATACAAAAATGGATTCAAGCACA TTACGGTACCTACCTATGTTCTCGGGCCCAATACAAAGGAACATGCCAAACATTACGAAGATCTGACTGATGGCGAAATCTGCCCCAATCTCACATACCTGGGGACGAGAGGTGTTTACACAATCAGCAGCGGGGTGAAAATTGCTTATTTAAGCGGTGTGGAAGCCACAGGAACTGGAGATTCCGAGCATGAGTTTACCAAGGATGATGTGATAGCTGTTAGAAATGCGTGTCTGGTCTCCAAGAATTGCTCGACGGAATATCGTGGTGTGGATGTCCTACTGACTTCCCAATGGCCCTATGGAATGCaggaaaaacaaaat GCTTCTGCTTCAAAATTAGTGTCCTTTCTTTGCCGGGAAATAAAGCCGCGCTACCACTTTTGTGCCATCAATGGCACCCATTATGAGAGCGCGCCTTTTCGTATGCCCAAGGATGAGACCACCCAGTTCGAGCTGTGCACTCGTTTCATTTCCTTGGCTGAAGTGGGCAATGCCGAAAAGGCCAAGTATATTTATGCTCTCAGCCTGAAACCTGTAGATAAGTCACGCTTACTAGATCTTGTCCAAAAGACAACCAATGAAATACCATGTCCTTTCATTGGCTTGGATTTGGGAGGCGCCATAGGCAAAAATGATTCG TCCGAAAGTCGCCAGTACTTCTATGACATGGAATCTGGCAATCGTAAGCGTCATCATGGTGATCAGAACAAAAGAGACAAGCGACCAAAAATACCTCAAATTGATCAAG AGAAATGCTGGTTCTGTCTTTCCTCACCTGATGTGGAAAGACATCTTTTTATTACTATTGGTGAGCACTTTTATCTGGCATTGGCAAAAGGACCCATAAACAAGTACCATGTAATGATATTGTCCACAAAGCATGTGCCCTGCTCCGCACAGCTCAGCTCAGAGGAGTGGCAAGAGCTTGACAAGTTCAAGACGGCacttaaaaagttctttaaaaGTCTCGGACAAGTTGTGTGCTTCACAGAGCGGCATTACAAGTCGGTTCATCTGCAGATCAATGccttggctttcgaagaaggATACGCGTGGAAGATCAAGCATAGCTTTGAG GACAAAGCTGAGGAATTTAATTTGGAATTCGAAACATTGCCTGCGCTGGATTCTCCGAAAATGCTCCCCGAAATGGGGCCATATTTTGTAGCAGAACTGCCCGACGATACTACTCTTATTACGCGACAAATGAAACATTTTCCCATTCATTTTGCCAG AGACGTTTTCTGTTCGGAGAATCTACTGAATTGCGACGAGAAAGTTAATTGGAAGGAATGCCTTCTGGAAAGAGACGAGGAACTATCATACGTAGAAGAATTCCAAAAGGTCTTTGGACCATTCGACTTCACAGACAATTAA
- the LOC108131651 gene encoding CWF19-like protein 1 homolog isoform X1, translating into MDASTKILVVGDVRGRFKQLFQRVEQVNKKAGPFEILCCVGDFFGDEKQNEELIAYKNGFKHITVPTYVLGPNTKEHAKHYEDLTDGEICPNLTYLGTRGVYTISSGVKIAYLSGVEATGTGDSEHEFTKDDVIAVRNACLVSKNCSTEYRGVDVLLTSQWPYGMQEKQNASASKLVSFLCREIKPRYHFCAINGTHYESAPFRMPKDETTQFELCTRFISLAEVGNAEKAKYIYALSLKPVDKSRLLDLVQKTTNEIPCPFIGLDLGGAIGKNDSSESRQYFYDMESGNRKRHHGDQNKRDKRPKIPQIDQEKCWFCLSSPDVERHLFITIGEHFYLALAKGPINKYHVMILSTKHVPCSAQLSSEEWQELDKFKTALKKFFKSLGQVVCFTERHYKSVHLQINALAFEEGYAWKIKHSFEVNKICLSIYVLVFLICSLLSFQDKAEEFNLEFETLPALDSPKMLPEMGPYFVAELPDDTTLITRQMKHFPIHFARDVFCSENLLNCDEKVNWKECLLERDEELSYVEEFQKVFGPFDFTDN; encoded by the exons ATGGACGCGAGCACCAAAAT CTTAGTGGTAGGCGATGTCCGGGGACGTTTCAAGCAACTTTTCCAGCGCGTGGAGCAGGTCAACAAAAAGGCGGGACCTTTCGAGATCCTCTGTTGTGTCGGCGATTTCTTTGGTGACGAAAAACAAAACGAGGAACTGATAGCATACAAAAATGGATTCAAGCACA TTACGGTACCTACCTATGTTCTCGGGCCCAATACAAAGGAACATGCCAAACATTACGAAGATCTGACTGATGGCGAAATCTGCCCCAATCTCACATACCTGGGGACGAGAGGTGTTTACACAATCAGCAGCGGGGTGAAAATTGCTTATTTAAGCGGTGTGGAAGCCACAGGAACTGGAGATTCCGAGCATGAGTTTACCAAGGATGATGTGATAGCTGTTAGAAATGCGTGTCTGGTCTCCAAGAATTGCTCGACGGAATATCGTGGTGTGGATGTCCTACTGACTTCCCAATGGCCCTATGGAATGCaggaaaaacaaaat GCTTCTGCTTCAAAATTAGTGTCCTTTCTTTGCCGGGAAATAAAGCCGCGCTACCACTTTTGTGCCATCAATGGCACCCATTATGAGAGCGCGCCTTTTCGTATGCCCAAGGATGAGACCACCCAGTTCGAGCTGTGCACTCGTTTCATTTCCTTGGCTGAAGTGGGCAATGCCGAAAAGGCCAAGTATATTTATGCTCTCAGCCTGAAACCTGTAGATAAGTCACGCTTACTAGATCTTGTCCAAAAGACAACCAATGAAATACCATGTCCTTTCATTGGCTTGGATTTGGGAGGCGCCATAGGCAAAAATGATTCG TCCGAAAGTCGCCAGTACTTCTATGACATGGAATCTGGCAATCGTAAGCGTCATCATGGTGATCAGAACAAAAGAGACAAGCGACCAAAAATACCTCAAATTGATCAAG AGAAATGCTGGTTCTGTCTTTCCTCACCTGATGTGGAAAGACATCTTTTTATTACTATTGGTGAGCACTTTTATCTGGCATTGGCAAAAGGACCCATAAACAAGTACCATGTAATGATATTGTCCACAAAGCATGTGCCCTGCTCCGCACAGCTCAGCTCAGAGGAGTGGCAAGAGCTTGACAAGTTCAAGACGGCacttaaaaagttctttaaaaGTCTCGGACAAGTTGTGTGCTTCACAGAGCGGCATTACAAGTCGGTTCATCTGCAGATCAATGccttggctttcgaagaaggATACGCGTGGAAGATCAAGCATAGCTTTGAGGTAAACAAAATATGTCTTTCAATATATGTACTAGTTTTCTTAATATGTAGTCTATTATCATTTCAGGACAAAGCTGAGGAATTTAATTTGGAATTCGAAACATTGCCTGCGCTGGATTCTCCGAAAATGCTCCCCGAAATGGGGCCATATTTTGTAGCAGAACTGCCCGACGATACTACTCTTATTACGCGACAAATGAAACATTTTCCCATTCATTTTGCCAG AGACGTTTTCTGTTCGGAGAATCTACTGAATTGCGACGAGAAAGTTAATTGGAAGGAATGCCTTCTGGAAAGAGACGAGGAACTATCATACGTAGAAGAATTCCAAAAGGTCTTTGGACCATTCGACTTCACAGACAATTAA
- the Fpps gene encoding farnesyl pyrophosphate synthase produces the protein MFKLARQLIPQQRILASRLQRMISTSDEVNAEPIIKSMDTIGGLPSELVNEQKLKKTSRTLSTLQNHSVPIAARVTVSKDESRDFMAVFPDLVRDITSVTKAYNCNDAAKWFAQVLQYNVPRGKKNRGILTVLTYKNLVPAQDLTPENIKLAQYLGWCVEMLQSFFIISDDVMDNSTTRRGQLCWHKVEGVGLTAINDALMIENAMYAVLKKHFSHLDCYVALMELFHEITYITTCGQSLDQLNSNRSVSEFTMDNYKAIVDNKTAYYSFYLPFAVALHLAGYKDAEAFRQSKTILLEMGHFFQVQDDFLDCFGNPEVTGKIGTDIQDNKCSWLAVVAMQRANAEQKQIMVDCYGKEDPAKVERVKELYKELGLPSTYATFEEESYNMIKTHIQQTSRGVPHQTFLQILNKIYQRDS, from the exons atgtttaaattggCCCGTCAGCTCATTCCACAGCAGCGGATACTGGCTTCGCGGCTCCAGCGGATGATCTCCACCAGCGACGAGGTCAATGCAGAGCCCATTATCAAGTCAATGGATACAATTGGTGGCCTGCCCTCGGAGCTGGTTAACGAACAGAAACTGAAGAAAACAAGCAG AACACTATCTACACTACAAAATCACTCGGTTCCCATCGCAGCCCGCGTCACAGTTTCCAAAGATGAAAGCCGTGACTTTATGGCCGTGTTCCCAG ATCTTGTACGTGACATCACCAGCGTGACGAAGGCATACAACTGCAACGATGCTGCCAAATGGTTCGCCCAGGTCCTGCAATACAACGTTCCTAGGGGAAAGAAAAATCGGGGCATTCTCACAGTCCTCACGTACAAAAATCTAGTGCCAGCACAGGATCTGACTCCCGAGAACATAAAGCTAGCCCAGTACCTGGGCTGGTGCGTGGAAATG CTCCAAAGTTTTTTCATCATCTCTGACGATGTGATGGACAATAGCACCACCAGACGCGGCCAACTGTGCTGGCACAAAGTTGAGGGCGTGGGTCTGACTGCCATTAACGATGCCCTGATGATCGAGAACGCCATGTATGCCGTTCTGAAGAAGCATTTCAGTCACCTGGACTGCTATGTGGCGCTGATGGAGCTCTTCCACGAAATCACCTACATTACCACCTGCGGACAGTCCTTGGACCAACTTAACTCAAATCGCAGTGTATCGGAGTTTACCATGGACAACTACAAAGCTATTGTGGATAACAAGACTGCCTACTACTCCTTCTACCTGCCTTTCGCTGTTGCCTTGCACTTGGCTGG atacaAAGACGCCGAGGCCTTTAGACAATCGAAGACCATTCTCTTGGAAATGGGTCACTTCTTCCAAGTTCAGGACGATTTCCTTGACTGCTTTGGAAATCCAGAAGTCACCGGAAAGATCGGCACAGATATTCAGGACAACAAGTGTTCTTGGCTGGCAGTGGTGGCCATGCAACGTGCTAATGCCGAACAGAAGCAGATAATGGTAGACTGCTACGGCAAGGAAG ACCCAGCCAAAGTGGAACGAGTAAAGGAACTTTACAAAGAACTAGGACTGCCATCAACGTATGCCACTTTTGAGGAAGAATCCTACAACATGATCAAAACTCATATACAACAAACCTCTCGAGGGGTGCCACATCAAACCTTCCTACAAATTCTAAACAAAATCTATCAACGCGACTCCTAA
- the LOC108131652 gene encoding ell-associated factor Eaf, whose protein sequence is MMDEQLIDEVAQHGVIYNRQKYYLNSGANGGKYETKDEAWQLIAMKLRTDVDTCKKRWKYLRERYVSQRKQGDPPVYEHLSRPYLEKMKFLDQHIQPRKSYRHVPNFLTSPQSANSSSYSEYQVDKSNGSMKNVGQFGNSGQGHHYHQPDQQHAMNALSTAATSALENANGQVKIEADQVFREFAAAVASQQLQQISQSQMQQQAAAVAAVMADSSQGYQEQYKDGPMGISGAQNSAGSLTSTSSSMKSPLSSPLQVIGAGNHHSQQQQQQQQPQQQSPASGQQLPVVHSSSSAAGSSISTSSNLQMQQSHAYNPKASDDLDSSASSNYHMKKPRVQLTSNGHNPMTSNGGSGSHFGNDSDDDSDDNSHDLMEPQGMMSHENHYGNSIGMQRSGGNGNANSSNSGSGNNSSSNHQQQQQQQQQQHQNMFPSNTDFLFQLYQQFPHQASGSHPSNFGKFQTPPSHPGVQRLSEHLLGELVTTELLKMNKERKKSAQKRILEILFFDD, encoded by the exons ATGATGGACGAGCAACTAATTGACGAAGTGGCCCAGCATGGGGTGATCTACAACCGTCAGAAATACTATCTGAACAGCGGGGCCAACGGAGGAAAGTACGAGACCAAGGACGAGGCTTGGCAGCTGATTGCAATGAAGTTGCGGACGGACG TGGACACGTGCAAAAAACGGTGGAAGTACCTACGCGAGCGCTACGTCTCGCAGCGAAAGCAGGGTGATCCGCCCGTCTACGAGCATCTATCACGCCCGTACCTGGAGAAGATGAAGTTCCTAGACCAGCACATTCAGCCCCGCAAGTCCTACCGCCACGTGCCGAACTTCCTAACGTCCCCGCAGTCAGCAAATAGCTCTAGCTACAGCGAGTACCAGGTGGACAAGTCAAATGGCTCCATGAAGAATGTTGGCCAGTTTGGGAACTCAGGCCAGGGTCACCACTACCATCAGCCAGACCAGCAGCATGCCATGAATGCACTTAGTACTGCAGCTACCTCGGCACTGGAAAACGCCAACGGGCAAGTGAAGATCGAAGCGGACCAAGTTTTCAGAGAATTTGCGGCCGCCGTGGCATCACAGCAGCTGCAACAAATTTCACAGTCGCAAATGCAGCAACAGGCTGCAGCCGTGGCAGCCGTTATGGCGGACTCGTCACAGGGCTACCAAGAGCAGTACAAGGATGGGCCCATGGGCATTTCTGGGGCCCAAAACAGTGCCGGAAGCCTTACGTCGACCTCGTCATCGATGAAATCCCCTCTGTCGTCGCCGCTGCAAGTGATTGGTGCTGGTAACCATCActcacagcagcaacaacagcaacagcagccacaGCAACAGTCACCGGCATCTGGACAACAGCTGCCAGTGGTACATTCCTCTTCCAGTGCCGCCGGCAGTTCCATTAGCACTAGTTCCAACCTTCAAATGCAGCAGTCACACGCCTACAACCCTAAGGCTAGCGATGATTTGGATTCATCAGCATCCAGCAATTACCACATGAAGAAACCCCGTGTGCAGTTAACTAGCAATGGCCACAATCCGATGACCAGCAATGGAGGAAGTGGCTCCCACTTTGGCAACGATTCGGATGACGATTCCGACGACAACAGCCATGATCTAATGGAACCGCAGGGCATGATGTCCCATGAGAACCACTATGGAAACTCGATAGGCATGCAGCGCTCtggtggaaatggaaatgcaaataGCAGCAACAGCGGGAGTGGCaataacagcagcagcaatcaccaacagcagcaacaacagcagcagcaacagcaccagaACATGTTTCCCTCAAACACGGACTTCCTATTCCAGTTGTATCAGCAGTTTCCCCACCAGGCCAGTGGCTCGCATCCATCGAACTTCGGCAAATTCCAGACGCCGCCCAGTCATCCGGGAGTGCAGCGATTATCGGAGCACTTATTGGGCGAACTCGTTACCACCGAGTTGCTCAAGATGAACAAGGAGCGCAAGAAAAGTGCACAAAAGCGAATCCTAGAGATACTCTTCTTTGATGATTAA
- the LOC108131654 gene encoding uncharacterized protein, whose protein sequence is MEYLRLCLVIISLFFGLVSAQTGEMPTFTGVCQLQGDWCTTKCQTAGGRDGRCNKVGLCVCNPL, encoded by the exons ATGGAATACCTGCGCCTCTGTCTGGTTATTATTTCGCTATTCTTCGGTTTAGTCAGTGCCCAAACAG GTGAGATGCCCACATTCACTGGCGTGTGCCAGTTGCAAGGGGACTGGTGCACCACCAAGTGCCAAACAGCCGGTGGCCGAGATGGCCGGTGCAACAAGGTGGGCCTCTGCGTCTGCAATCCCTTGTAG